The following nucleotide sequence is from Streptomyces brevispora.
TACGCGATCCAGGCCGCGCTCGGCGGCCGGCAGTCGATCCGGGAACTGGTGGTGCCCGGGGGCAGGCTGTACGAGCAGCGCAACCGCGCCTGGGAGAAGCTGAACGAGATCCCCGGGGTGTCGTGCGTGAAGCCCAGGGGCGCGCTGTACGCCTTCCCGCGCATCGACCCGAAGGTGCATCCCCTCGTCGACGACGAGAAGTTCGTCCTGGACCTGCTGTTGCGCGAGAAGATCCAGGTCGTTCAGGGAACCGGTTTCAACTGGCCGCGGCCCGACCACTTCCGGATCCTGACCCTCCCGTACGCTGACGATCTCGACGCGGCGATCAGCCGGATCGGCCGCTTCCTGACCGGGTACCGGCAGTGACCGGATACCGGGTATGAACCAATACCGGGGGATGAACGGATGCCGGGGATGAACGGATGCCGATCGTGAACGGCCCCAGCCGACCCGCCTGCCCCACCTGCCCGGTCCCGGTACACACCCAGTTCGCATCGTTCGAGCTCGTCGGGCCGATCGTCGAGAACGGGCTCGACCCGGCCACCGACCCCGCGTGGGCGGACTCGGGCGCGAAGTCACCCGCGGAGTACGCGCGCTGGGCGGGCCATCTGTGCGGGATGACCTGTCTGCGCATGGCGCTCGGCGCCGACGCCCCGTCCCTCTTCGCGCTGCGCGACGGAGCACTCGGGTACGGCGCGTACACCGAGGACACCGACGGCTCGATCCGGGGCCTGGTCTACGCCCCGTTCGTCGCGTACGTACGCGAGAGGCACGGCCTCGACGCGACCGTCCACCGGCACCTCGCACCGCAGGAGATCCCGGCCCTGCTGGACGAGGGCCGCTCGGTCATGGCGTCCGTGCACTACGCGATCCGTCACCCGCGACGGCCCGCACCGGGAAGGGGCGGGCACCTGGTGCTCCTGACGTCCCGTACGGCCGACGGCACGGGCGTCCACTTCCACAACCCGTCCGGAACGACGGCTGCGACCAGGTCGGCGGAGCTTCCCCTGGCCGAGTTCGAGCGTTTCTTCGCCGGGCGCGGGGTGTCGATGCGCGTGCGGGGATGACACACCTGCCGCCCCGAAACGGGAGCGGGCCCGGGGGCGTAGCCGGCCCCCGAGCCCTGTGATTGCCACCTGTACGGCACGCCGACACTTTTAAGGTCCCGTGTCAGTTTTATGTCGTCGCGTCCTGCCTTTAGACGACCGCAGACCGAAGCTCCGCGGGCCGGAGTCGAACCGGCATCTCGACGCACACGGGCACGGGCCCGGTCGATTCGGCGATAGGTGGCGCATGCTGAGTCTGGAGCAAGAGTCTGAGATTGATCGCGGCCTGCCTCTGCCAGTTGGGCCACCCCGGCCCGCATCCGTACGAAGAAGTACGGAAGTGCCGGGGGGAGGACTCGAACCTCCACCGGAACCGCGTCGTCACGACAAACTTCAGTTTCAGCTTTGCGCTCCTCGCGCACCCCGACGGCTTCGACCGCCGCCGGGGATTCCATGGTCGGTCACCCGAAGAGGTAACCGAAGACCGCATCACCCACCCGCTGGTCCGTGACGTCCACGCCGTTGGCCTCCTCGCGGGCGAACTTGACGGCCTGCTGGAGCTTCTCGACCCGGTCGGCGAGTTCATTGATCCGTCGCGCGGGCAGCGCCCCGGAGAACTTCACGGTCGTCCAGTAACCGATCGGAAGGTCCTCGTAGTACACCTCGACCTGCGCCGGGTGCTTCTCGGTTGCCTCCGCCTTCACATGGTTGCGGGGCACCTTCTTGGTACGCAGGGTCCGCACCGGCTCGGTCTTCCAGGAGTCGGTGGACGGGTCCTGTGCCCAGGCCTCCGAGGCGTCGAGCACCGGCAGCTTCCGGATGAAGGCGGTGATGTCGGTGAGCTGCTTCTCCAGGAAGAGCAGATACGAGACCGGTACGCCGGGCACCAGGACCCGGCCGTCGACCGAGATGTCGGCGCGGGCCGCACAGTTCGCCCAGTCCTTGGTGGCGGTCACGTCGAAGAGCCGGGTGAGGGTCGCCGCCGTGTCGCGCAGCACGTCCTCGGCCTTGATCTGCACCGGTGTCGACTCGGGCGGCAACTGCTCGCCCTCCTCGTCCTTCGGCTGATAGGTCCGGGAGATCCCGGCCAGCAGGCCGGCCTTCTGGAGGCCGTGATGCGCCGCCGTCAGGTCCTGGTGAGCCTTGGACTTGACGCCCTTCTCCACTGCGATGATCTGATTGAGTTTCGCCACGTCGAGGAAGCTAGCAACATCAACACAGCGCGCACCAGCGGTTTTTGCCGCGCCGGATGCACTGGACGCGCCGGGGCGCGCCGGACGCGCTACCTGATGCACCTGTGCGCGGTGGCCCGTTCGGGTGGATCGCCGGCGACGCCCGTGCTCTGCCCCCTTACGGCGAGGGCCAGTTGCCACTGTGAGGCCCGCGCGTCCGCGCCCCCTCCCCCGGAACGAAGGGTCTCCCCCATGCCTTTCCCCACGCCTCGCCGCTCCCGCCTCTCCCGCCTCCACGGCGCGAGGAACCCGGCCGCCCCCAGCGGTACCGGCTCCCCGGAGGTCCG
It contains:
- a CDS encoding peptidase; translated protein: MPIVNGPSRPACPTCPVPVHTQFASFELVGPIVENGLDPATDPAWADSGAKSPAEYARWAGHLCGMTCLRMALGADAPSLFALRDGALGYGAYTEDTDGSIRGLVYAPFVAYVRERHGLDATVHRHLAPQEIPALLDEGRSVMASVHYAIRHPRRPAPGRGGHLVLLTSRTADGTGVHFHNPSGTTAATRSAELPLAEFERFFAGRGVSMRVRG